In the Thermodesulfobacteriota bacterium genome, one interval contains:
- a CDS encoding aspartate-semialdehyde dehydrogenase produces MKEYNVAIVGATGAVGNEMVKILEERRFPVKNLKLLASERSLGKSLEYKGEEIPVDVLKEDSFRDVDIALFSAGGAVSLKYAPIAADAGACVIDNTSAFRMEPDVPLVVPEVNAHAIADYKKRNIIANPNCSTIQMVVVLKPLHDYAKIKRIVVSTYQSVSGTGKKAIFELEEQVRALFANRKVEKKVYPHQIAFNCLPHIDVFLENGYTKEEMKMVNETKKIMEDYSIKVTATTVRVPVFYGHSESVNVEFERKITPEKARSILRKAPGVKVVDNPSKNLYPLAINAAGKDEVFVGRIRRDDTVEHGLNMWIVADNLRKGAALNAVQIAEILIQKYL; encoded by the coding sequence ATGAAAGAGTACAACGTTGCAATAGTTGGGGCCACAGGTGCCGTTGGTAACGAGATGGTAAAGATTTTGGAGGAGAGAAGGTTTCCTGTGAAAAATTTAAAACTTCTGGCATCTGAAAGAAGTTTGGGAAAGTCCCTAGAATATAAAGGTGAGGAGATCCCGGTCGATGTCCTAAAGGAGGACTCATTTAGGGATGTGGATATCGCCCTTTTTTCAGCCGGTGGGGCTGTAAGTTTAAAGTACGCTCCAATAGCTGCTGATGCCGGTGCTTGCGTTATAGACAATACAAGTGCGTTTAGAATGGAGCCTGACGTTCCTCTTGTGGTTCCCGAGGTAAATGCCCATGCTATAGCTGACTACAAAAAAAGAAACATAATCGCAAATCCAAACTGTTCCACAATTCAGATGGTTGTCGTACTTAAACCGTTGCACGACTATGCAAAGATAAAAAGGATAGTCGTTTCAACTTATCAATCAGTTTCTGGAACAGGGAAAAAAGCCATATTCGAACTAGAAGAGCAGGTGAGAGCCCTTTTTGCGAATAGGAAGGTTGAAAAAAAGGTCTATCCGCACCAGATCGCCTTTAACTGCCTTCCCCACATAGACGTTTTCCTTGAAAACGGCTATACAAAGGAAGAGATGAAGATGGTTAACGAGACGAAAAAGATAATGGAGGACTACTCTATAAAGGTTACCGCAACAACTGTTAGGGTTCCTGTTTTTTATGGGCATTCCGAATCTGTGAATGTAGAGTTCGAAAGGAAGATAACACCAGAAAAAGCAAGAAGTATTTTAAGAAAGGCTCCCGGTGTTAAAGTAGTAGACAACCCTTCAAAGAACCTGTATCCCTTGGCAATAAATGCGGCTGGTAAGGATGAAGTCTTTGTGGGGAGGATAAGGAGGGATGACACTGTCGAACACGGACTTAACATGTGGATTGTCGCCGACAATTTGAGAAAAGGGGCAGCCCTTAACGCGGTTCAGATTGCTGAAATCTTGATCCAGAAATATCTTTAA
- the polA gene encoding DNA polymerase I, with translation MSFKDLRKLFLVDGNSFLYRAYYATPFLATSRGVPTNATYAMTNMILKLLKEQKPDLLFVVFDSKVPSFRHKISKEYKAQRRPMPDNLSVQIPYVKSIIEALGIKMIEVEGYEADDIIGTIVERLKDKDFEIYIVTGDKDLMQFVQKNVFVYDTMKEIIYGEKEVREKFGVPPSSICDLLALSGDTSDNIPGVPGIGEKTAKLLIQEFGNLENLYERIDEVKKDSLRKKLEEGKDLAFLSKRLLEIRSDVPIPDLSLNYTVTPDKKRLKALFRELEFTSLYREIELEEKEPELIDEVELDILQGESFGLFVKFERGPSSPFPEFKAFAVYDGKNVSYSEKKDDVLKIVGKAKEVILYNMKDFLLSEIDIDSKKAFDIAISAYLIDPLKRDLSIETILEEHLDLNIPSKVEKHKFFQLAKGLFDVKDLLARKMAELNLEFLFYHVEMPLVEVLSEMEKTGVKVDREKLLKFSSEMDFKLKEIAQRIYELAGEEFNINSHKQLSNVLFGKLNLRPLKKTKKGYSTDMDVLEELIDVHPIIPNLLEYRTLSKLKNTYIDVLPLWIHPKTQRIHASFNQTNVATGRISTSNPNLQNIPIRGEEGKKIREAFIAEEGFFIMSADYSQIELRVLAHLSHDETLIRAFKNGEDIHTNVAREFFKVKEEEVTPEMRRIAKTVNFGIIYGISAYGLSKELGILQSEAQRYIDDFFRMHRQVKEYMDMVIKEAERTGYVRTYYGRIRYIPELYNPDQKIKQLGVRLAMNTPIQGTAADLIKMAMVNIHSRKKELGLGSRLILQIHDELLFEVKEDEKEIMERLVREEMENVATLDVPLKVSIGFGKNWAEAKT, from the coding sequence ATGAGCTTTAAAGATTTGAGAAAACTTTTCCTTGTTGATGGGAACTCCTTTCTCTACAGGGCTTACTACGCCACCCCTTTCCTTGCAACATCAAGGGGCGTCCCTACAAACGCCACATACGCCATGACTAACATGATCCTTAAACTTTTAAAAGAACAGAAGCCGGATCTTCTATTCGTAGTCTTCGATTCTAAGGTACCATCATTCAGGCACAAGATATCGAAAGAGTACAAGGCTCAAAGAAGGCCTATGCCAGATAATCTTTCCGTTCAGATCCCATATGTAAAGTCGATTATTGAGGCTTTAGGTATAAAAATGATTGAGGTCGAAGGTTATGAAGCCGATGACATAATAGGGACGATAGTGGAAAGGTTAAAAGACAAGGACTTCGAAATTTACATTGTGACCGGTGACAAGGATCTTATGCAGTTTGTGCAAAAAAATGTCTTCGTCTACGACACTATGAAAGAGATTATATACGGGGAAAAGGAAGTGAGGGAGAAGTTTGGGGTACCTCCCTCTTCCATATGTGATCTTCTGGCACTTTCTGGCGATACTTCCGATAATATTCCAGGGGTACCAGGAATTGGAGAGAAAACCGCAAAGTTACTGATACAGGAGTTCGGTAATCTTGAGAACCTTTACGAAAGGATAGATGAGGTAAAAAAAGATTCATTAAGAAAAAAACTTGAAGAAGGGAAGGATTTGGCTTTCTTAAGCAAAAGGCTTTTAGAGATAAGAAGTGATGTCCCCATACCCGATCTTTCGTTAAACTATACGGTAACACCTGACAAAAAAAGGCTAAAAGCTCTCTTTAGAGAGCTTGAATTCACATCCTTATACAGGGAAATAGAACTCGAAGAAAAAGAGCCAGAATTAATAGACGAGGTCGAACTTGATATCCTACAGGGAGAGTCCTTTGGGCTTTTTGTCAAATTTGAAAGGGGACCCTCATCTCCCTTTCCCGAATTTAAAGCTTTTGCCGTCTATGACGGAAAAAATGTGAGTTACTCAGAAAAAAAAGACGATGTCTTAAAGATCGTTGGAAAGGCAAAAGAGGTAATTCTCTATAACATGAAGGATTTTTTGCTTTCGGAAATAGATATAGATTCAAAAAAAGCCTTCGACATAGCCATTTCCGCTTACCTTATAGATCCGCTAAAAAGGGACCTAAGCATTGAAACGATTCTTGAGGAACATTTGGACCTGAATATACCGAGCAAGGTGGAGAAGCATAAATTCTTTCAGCTAGCAAAAGGTCTCTTCGATGTAAAAGATCTTCTGGCTCGAAAGATGGCAGAGCTTAATCTCGAGTTCCTCTTTTACCATGTGGAGATGCCGCTCGTTGAGGTCTTGTCGGAGATGGAAAAGACTGGCGTTAAGGTGGATAGGGAAAAACTTCTCAAATTCTCTTCTGAAATGGATTTTAAGTTGAAAGAGATAGCTCAAAGAATTTACGAGCTTGCGGGCGAGGAATTTAATATCAACTCGCATAAACAGCTATCGAATGTGCTTTTTGGAAAGCTTAATCTCCGTCCCTTAAAGAAAACGAAGAAAGGCTATTCCACAGATATGGATGTGCTTGAAGAACTCATAGACGTACATCCTATAATTCCGAACCTTTTAGAGTATAGAACGCTAAGTAAGCTAAAAAACACATACATAGATGTGCTTCCTCTCTGGATCCATCCAAAAACCCAAAGGATCCACGCATCCTTTAACCAGACAAACGTTGCGACAGGTCGAATAAGCACAAGTAATCCGAACCTTCAGAACATACCGATAAGAGGAGAAGAAGGGAAAAAGATAAGGGAAGCATTTATCGCTGAAGAGGGCTTCTTTATTATGTCTGCGGACTATTCCCAGATAGAACTTAGGGTTTTGGCTCATCTTTCACACGATGAGACTCTCATTCGCGCGTTTAAAAACGGAGAAGATATACACACAAACGTGGCTCGAGAGTTCTTCAAAGTAAAAGAGGAAGAAGTGACACCAGAGATGAGAAGAATTGCCAAGACGGTTAACTTCGGAATAATTTACGGCATAAGCGCATACGGTCTTTCAAAAGAATTGGGCATCTTGCAAAGTGAAGCCCAAAGATATATAGATGACTTCTTTAGAATGCACCGCCAGGTAAAAGAATACATGGACATGGTTATTAAAGAGGCAGAAAGGACGGGGTATGTTAGAACCTATTATGGAAGGATTCGTTACATCCCCGAGCTTTATAATCCTGACCAAAAAATAAAACAACTTGGCGTAAGACTCGCTATGAATACGCCTATACAGGGAACAGCAGCCGACCTAATAAAAATGGCCATGGTAAATATCCACAGCAGAAAGAAGGAACTAGGTCTTGGCTCTCGTCTGATACTACAAATCCACGACGAACTTCTCTTTGAAGTGAAAGAGGATGAGAAGGAGATTATGGAAAGGCTTGTTCGTGAGGAAATGGAAAACGTTGCGACTTTGGATGTTCCTTTGAAGGTGTCTATAGGCTTTGGAAAGAATTGGGCAGAGGCCAAAACTTAG
- a CDS encoding FmdE family protein: MLKMEDYPYLSECIKFHGHLCPGLSLGYKASIIAMEEMKVKKLEDEIVAIVENDSCFVDSVQVITGCTLGKGNLIIKDHGKMVLNVLSRKTKKGLRVALRYGSPFFLLLDDVLPLADKVFSGCATCEEKERFFTLQKERAYKVLKASIDELFSVRVVEFEIPPFARIVRSEPCSVCNEPVMVLKMETKDGKRVCKVCALALEERNL, from the coding sequence ATGCTTAAAATGGAAGACTATCCGTACCTTTCAGAATGCATAAAATTTCATGGTCATCTGTGCCCGGGTCTTTCGCTTGGTTACAAAGCATCAATTATTGCTATGGAAGAAATGAAAGTTAAAAAATTAGAAGATGAGATCGTAGCTATCGTAGAGAACGATTCCTGTTTTGTAGACAGCGTCCAGGTTATAACGGGCTGCACATTAGGAAAGGGTAACCTAATTATAAAAGATCACGGAAAGATGGTCCTAAATGTCCTTTCAAGAAAGACGAAAAAGGGCCTAAGAGTCGCTCTAAGATACGGAAGCCCCTTCTTTTTACTTTTGGATGATGTGTTACCCCTTGCGGACAAAGTCTTTTCTGGGTGCGCAACTTGCGAAGAGAAAGAGAGATTTTTCACCTTACAAAAAGAGAGGGCCTATAAGGTGCTCAAGGCCAGTATTGATGAGCTTTTCTCTGTGAGAGTCGTTGAGTTCGAAATCCCGCCCTTTGCGCGAATAGTAAGGTCAGAGCCATGTTCAGTCTGTAACGAACCTGTGATGGTCCTAAAGATGGAGACTAAGGATGGAAAGAGGGTGTGCAAAGTATGCGCTTTAGCTTTGGAAGAGAGGAATCTATAG
- a CDS encoding AsnC family transcriptional regulator: MGKEDLDQIDKDLLNLIQEEFPLEERPFLEIGKRLGLTEDEAYLRVKNLKEKGFIRRIGPVLERKNLKLKSFLCGAYVEDSRLEEVANEINKHRGVTHNYERDGNPNLWFTISGESLEEIERFLEDIEKRFNIKIYRFPEKRVFKIKTVFPL, encoded by the coding sequence GTGGGAAAGGAAGATTTAGATCAGATTGACAAGGATCTATTAAACCTCATTCAAGAGGAGTTTCCCCTCGAAGAGAGGCCTTTTTTAGAGATAGGAAAGAGGCTCGGTTTAACAGAGGACGAGGCCTATCTCAGGGTGAAAAATCTCAAAGAGAAGGGCTTTATACGGCGGATAGGTCCTGTCCTTGAAAGAAAAAACCTAAAACTTAAAAGCTTTCTTTGCGGGGCCTACGTGGAAGATAGTCGGCTTGAAGAGGTCGCAAACGAGATAAATAAGCACAGAGGAGTGACCCACAATTACGAAAGGGATGGAAACCCAAACCTCTGGTTTACTATAAGTGGGGAAAGTTTAGAAGAGATAGAGAGATTCCTCGAAGATATCGAAAAAAGGTTCAATATAAAAATTTACCGCTTTCCTGAAAAGAGGGTCTTCAAAATAAAAACTGTATTTCCATTATGA
- a CDS encoding 2-isopropylmalate synthase: protein MEERVFIFDTTLRDGEQSPGYTMNPQEKLRVAKQLEALGVDIIEAGFPQASEGDFEAVRLIAENITECEVAALARANDEDIDRAWEAIKNAKMPRIHTFISTSDIHLKHQLRKTKDEVLALAVRSVKRAKKYTSNVEFSAMDATRSDWDFLVRIFEEAIDAGATVINIPDTVGYAVPDEFGKLVRYIKENVSNISNAIISVHCHNDLGLATANSIAAIKNGARQVECTINGIGERAGNASLEEIAMILKTRKDIFSVYTNIRTEKIYPTSRLVTTITGIPVQPNKAIVGANAFAHESGIHQDGLLKAKLTYEIMTPESVGIPKSTLVLGKHSGRHAFREKIKELGFDLNEKELNIAFKRFKALADIKKHVYDEDIQTIIMDEIYKIPEKYKLVYLNVTCGNMTVPTATVKIEIDGVVHQDVATGVGPVDATYKVIKKLVKTQSKLVKYSVNSITKDMDAQGEVFVKLEEKGISVVGKGIDTDIIVASAKAYLNALNKLEFMKQKKG from the coding sequence ATGGAAGAGAGGGTCTTTATCTTCGACACAACTTTAAGGGATGGAGAACAGTCTCCTGGATACACCATGAATCCCCAGGAGAAGTTGCGAGTCGCAAAGCAGCTTGAGGCTTTAGGTGTCGACATTATAGAGGCAGGTTTTCCACAGGCATCCGAAGGAGACTTCGAGGCTGTAAGACTCATAGCGGAAAATATAACCGAGTGTGAAGTTGCAGCTTTAGCCAGAGCAAACGATGAAGATATAGATAGAGCGTGGGAAGCCATAAAAAATGCGAAAATGCCAAGGATCCATACGTTTATTTCGACTTCCGACATTCATCTAAAACATCAGCTGAGAAAAACGAAAGACGAGGTTCTGGCATTGGCCGTAAGATCTGTAAAGAGGGCAAAAAAGTACACTTCCAACGTTGAGTTTTCAGCAATGGATGCGACAAGAAGCGATTGGGACTTCCTAGTACGGATCTTTGAGGAAGCAATCGATGCCGGTGCAACGGTCATCAACATTCCCGATACAGTGGGATACGCGGTACCCGATGAATTCGGAAAACTCGTAAGATACATAAAGGAAAATGTTTCTAACATATCTAACGCCATAATCAGCGTCCACTGCCACAACGATCTCGGCCTTGCAACTGCAAATTCAATAGCCGCGATAAAAAACGGTGCAAGGCAGGTGGAATGTACAATAAATGGTATAGGTGAAAGGGCAGGAAACGCCTCGCTAGAAGAGATAGCGATGATTCTTAAAACTCGTAAAGACATTTTTTCCGTCTACACCAACATAAGGACTGAGAAGATATATCCCACAAGCAGGCTAGTTACCACCATAACCGGTATACCTGTCCAGCCGAACAAGGCTATTGTTGGGGCAAACGCTTTTGCCCACGAGTCAGGAATTCACCAGGATGGGCTTTTAAAAGCCAAACTTACGTACGAGATAATGACTCCTGAATCTGTTGGAATTCCAAAAAGCACACTCGTTTTGGGAAAACATTCTGGGAGACACGCATTTAGAGAGAAGATAAAGGAATTGGGTTTCGATCTCAACGAAAAAGAGTTAAACATAGCATTTAAGAGATTTAAGGCTCTTGCAGATATAAAAAAGCACGTCTACGACGAAGATATACAGACGATAATAATGGACGAGATTTACAAGATACCGGAAAAGTATAAGCTTGTCTATCTTAACGTAACTTGTGGAAACATGACCGTCCCAACAGCGACAGTGAAGATAGAAATAGATGGAGTGGTACATCAGGATGTGGCAACGGGTGTTGGACCGGTGGATGCCACATACAAGGTCATAAAAAAGCTTGTAAAGACTCAGAGCAAACTAGTAAAATACTCGGTTAACTCCATAACCAAGGACATGGATGCCCAAGGCGAGGTTTTCGTAAAACTCGAAGAAAAGGGGATATCTGTTGTAGGGAAAGGGATAGATACAGACATCATTGTGGCAAGTGCGAAGGCTTATCTTAACGCTCTCAATAAACTTGAATTCATGAAGCAGAAGAAGGGGTAG
- the lpxK gene encoding tetraacyldisaccharide 4'-kinase gives MRLFFQDFWHKKSKRIPFLRGVLFLISLLYKYGLSLWELSFRFKRLNMAPCPVVSVGNLTIGGQGKTPLVMKIASLFKESGFRVAIITRGYGRKKRGIFLVDPKIHLAQECGDEALLLAKNLRCPVIVGKDRIKAIKKAVFECGADIAILDDGFQVRGLKKDVEIVVFKTNMENFDLFPLGPMREPFDRIARSDIVILNGKVKGPYKLPKHLFDSKPVFNSSLKALNLCNIKNKTYIDYRYLKGKEVVAFSGLADNDSFFELLMSIGAKIKSAISFPDHYNYKPKDIKRILRNHADIYVTTEKDAQKLEAQEIPDNFYYLTVEMAIEEEKEFFSTILALIEKKFSGELPWKRGSLSSTQL, from the coding sequence ATGCGCCTCTTCTTCCAGGACTTTTGGCACAAAAAGTCGAAAAGGATCCCCTTCCTTAGGGGTGTTCTTTTTTTGATTTCCCTTCTTTATAAATACGGGCTTTCACTTTGGGAATTGTCCTTTAGGTTCAAAAGATTGAATATGGCTCCATGTCCAGTCGTAAGTGTTGGAAACTTAACTATTGGAGGCCAAGGCAAGACCCCCCTTGTTATGAAGATAGCTTCATTATTCAAAGAAAGCGGGTTTAGGGTGGCCATTATCACACGCGGATACGGAAGAAAGAAACGGGGTATCTTTTTGGTTGATCCTAAAATTCATTTAGCTCAAGAGTGTGGTGATGAGGCCCTTTTACTTGCCAAAAATTTGAGATGTCCGGTTATAGTGGGAAAAGACAGGATCAAAGCGATAAAAAAAGCCGTCTTTGAATGCGGCGCGGACATCGCTATCCTCGATGACGGATTTCAGGTACGTGGGTTAAAGAAAGACGTGGAGATAGTTGTTTTCAAAACTAACATGGAAAACTTCGATCTTTTTCCGCTTGGTCCCATGAGGGAACCGTTTGATAGGATTGCGCGATCCGACATTGTAATCTTAAATGGGAAGGTTAAAGGTCCTTATAAGTTACCAAAGCACCTTTTCGATTCTAAGCCCGTTTTTAATTCAAGCTTAAAAGCCCTCAACCTTTGTAACATAAAGAATAAGACTTACATTGACTATCGATATCTAAAGGGAAAGGAGGTTGTCGCATTCTCCGGACTTGCCGATAATGATTCCTTTTTCGAGTTGCTGATGTCAATTGGTGCAAAGATAAAGTCTGCAATCTCTTTTCCCGATCACTATAACTATAAACCGAAAGATATCAAAAGAATTTTGAGGAACCACGCGGATATTTACGTGACTACAGAGAAGGACGCTCAAAAACTTGAAGCACAAGAAATACCGGACAATTTCTACTATTTAACCGTTGAGATGGCGATAGAAGAGGAAAAAGAGTTTTTCTCAACGATCTTAGCCTTAATAGAAAAAAAATTTTCCGGAGAGTTGCCATGGAAGAGAGGGTCTTTATCTTCGACACAACTTTAA
- a CDS encoding iron ABC transporter permease produces MRFSFGREESIGDLASNFYETLSTKRKRISILLLFFLFSSFVFFLITGSYGIDVVSLVYAIFGKEKGTISHIVWQIRIPRLLGTILSGAGLGLCGCVLQNVLKNPLVSPSTLGLTQGAAFGASFAIIFLGAGMQHRTGEGVTIFSYSPVIACAFCGSMAAMLLIYAISSLRGATREVVVLAGVAISSFFSALTMFIQYFAEDVQVAASLFWTFGDVGKATWKNVPILLAFFIPCFIYLLIRSGDLNALKWGDDVAKTLGVRPKTLRIHVFLISSLLSAVITSFLGIIAFVGLLSPHIGRLFLGEDERFLVPASALIGAFILVVSDILARRIIAPNVLPVGIVTSFFGAPFFVYLLLRYRHGNFS; encoded by the coding sequence ATGCGCTTTAGCTTTGGAAGAGAGGAATCTATAGGAGATTTAGCCTCGAACTTTTACGAAACTTTAAGCACAAAGCGAAAAAGGATATCGATCCTCCTTTTATTCTTCCTTTTTTCCTCTTTCGTTTTCTTTCTCATTACAGGATCTTATGGAATAGACGTTGTCTCTTTAGTGTACGCCATTTTTGGAAAGGAAAAAGGAACAATCTCCCATATAGTCTGGCAGATAAGAATTCCAAGACTTCTCGGCACAATACTCAGCGGGGCCGGTCTTGGGCTGTGTGGATGTGTGTTGCAAAACGTTTTGAAGAATCCACTTGTTTCCCCTTCCACATTGGGGCTTACCCAGGGTGCGGCGTTTGGCGCGTCCTTCGCCATTATCTTTTTGGGTGCGGGTATGCAGCATAGAACAGGGGAGGGGGTAACGATCTTTTCTTACTCACCGGTCATCGCGTGTGCTTTTTGCGGTTCTATGGCAGCAATGCTTTTAATCTATGCTATCTCGTCGCTTAGAGGGGCGACCAGAGAGGTTGTGGTTCTTGCCGGTGTTGCTATAAGCTCCTTTTTTTCTGCGTTGACCATGTTTATCCAATACTTCGCGGAGGATGTACAGGTTGCCGCTTCTTTATTTTGGACTTTCGGAGATGTGGGAAAGGCCACTTGGAAGAACGTCCCTATTCTTTTGGCCTTCTTTATTCCTTGCTTTATCTATCTCCTTATAAGGTCTGGCGATTTGAACGCTCTAAAATGGGGAGACGATGTGGCAAAGACGCTTGGGGTAAGACCTAAAACTTTAAGGATACACGTATTTTTAATCAGTTCACTTCTTTCTGCCGTTATAACTTCATTTCTGGGTATAATAGCGTTCGTTGGCTTACTATCTCCTCATATAGGAAGACTTTTTCTTGGCGAAGACGAAAGGTTTTTAGTTCCAGCATCGGCTCTGATCGGGGCTTTCATCCTTGTCGTCTCCGACATTTTGGCGAGGAGGATAATCGCACCGAACGTACTCCCCGTTGGCATTGTAACCTCATTTTTTGGAGCTCCCTTCTTTGTGTATTTGCTTTTAAGGTATAGACATGGAAATTTTAGTTGA
- a CDS encoding 3-isopropylmalate dehydratase small subunit encodes MKFKGRVFKFGDNIDTDVIIPARYLVYTDPTLLATHCMEPIDPDFAKKVKRGDIIVAGSNFGCGSSREHAPIAILGLGVPLVIAKSFARIFYRNAFNKGLLLLESDLYEYVKEGDEIAVDVKEGLIVTKDREFRTKPIPPFMIELIESGGLLNYLKKRLGIEGG; translated from the coding sequence ATGAAGTTCAAAGGAAGGGTTTTCAAATTCGGGGATAACATAGACACCGATGTGATAATTCCCGCCCGTTACCTTGTGTACACGGATCCGACCTTACTCGCCACTCATTGCATGGAGCCCATAGATCCTGATTTTGCAAAAAAAGTAAAAAGGGGTGACATAATTGTAGCAGGTTCTAATTTTGGGTGCGGTTCCTCAAGGGAACATGCTCCTATTGCAATCCTAGGTCTAGGGGTACCCCTTGTGATAGCCAAAAGCTTTGCGAGGATTTTTTATAGAAATGCCTTCAACAAGGGTCTTCTCCTTTTGGAATCGGATCTTTACGAGTACGTGAAGGAAGGAGATGAAATAGCTGTGGATGTAAAAGAGGGTCTCATAGTCACGAAGGATAGGGAATTTAGGACAAAACCTATTCCGCCATTTATGATCGAACTTATTGAATCTGGCGGGCTCCTCAACTATTTAAAAAAGAGATTGGGAATAGAAGGAGGATGA
- the leuC gene encoding 3-isopropylmalate dehydratase large subunit: MGMTITEKILAFHSGKKYVEPGEIIEAKIDLALANDITAPLSIEEFEKIGLKTVFDPEKIVFVLDHFTPNKDIQTAENCRRIKEFAKKFGIKHVYDGGLCGIEHALLPEKGLVMPGDVVIGADSHTCTYGALGSFATGVGSSDFTFAMATGYLWFKVPETIKFVCYGKWKKWVTGKDLILHIIGLIGVDGALYCAMEFAGEAISSLSMDSRFTVANMSVEAGAKNGIFYVDEVTLSYVKDKTFRGFKIFGSDPDAKYKNVIEIDVGQIGLKVACPHLPSNVRNVEELNGVSIDQVVIGSCTNGRLEDFKLAAEIMAGKKIADGVRCIVIPSTPKIYLDALRMGFIETFLEAGCIVSPPTCGPCLGGHMGVLAKGERALSTTNRNFIGRMGHPESEVYLSGPAVAAASAIMGRIAHPEEVL, translated from the coding sequence ATGGGAATGACGATTACCGAAAAAATTCTCGCTTTCCATTCCGGAAAAAAGTATGTGGAACCAGGGGAGATAATAGAGGCAAAAATCGATCTCGCCCTGGCAAATGATATAACCGCCCCACTCTCGATAGAGGAGTTCGAGAAGATCGGGTTAAAAACCGTATTCGATCCCGAAAAGATCGTCTTCGTACTAGACCATTTCACTCCTAATAAGGACATCCAAACGGCAGAGAACTGTAGAAGAATAAAGGAATTTGCAAAAAAGTTTGGGATCAAGCATGTCTATGACGGTGGGCTCTGTGGGATCGAACACGCGTTACTTCCTGAAAAAGGTCTCGTTATGCCAGGAGATGTTGTAATAGGGGCTGACAGTCACACATGCACATACGGTGCACTAGGTTCTTTCGCAACAGGTGTTGGAAGTAGCGATTTTACGTTTGCTATGGCCACTGGATACTTGTGGTTTAAGGTGCCGGAGACGATCAAATTCGTTTGCTACGGAAAGTGGAAAAAGTGGGTAACTGGAAAGGATCTCATTTTGCATATAATTGGTTTGATAGGTGTGGATGGGGCTTTATACTGTGCAATGGAGTTCGCAGGAGAGGCCATCTCGAGTTTAAGTATGGACTCCCGTTTTACAGTTGCCAACATGAGTGTGGAGGCAGGCGCAAAAAATGGCATTTTCTACGTGGATGAAGTGACTCTCTCCTACGTAAAGGACAAAACTTTCCGCGGATTTAAAATTTTTGGAAGTGACCCGGATGCAAAGTACAAAAACGTTATAGAGATAGATGTTGGCCAAATAGGGCTTAAGGTTGCTTGCCCCCATCTACCTTCTAACGTTCGCAATGTTGAGGAACTGAACGGAGTATCCATCGATCAGGTGGTTATAGGATCCTGCACTAATGGGAGGCTTGAGGATTTTAAGCTTGCGGCAGAGATAATGGCGGGAAAGAAAATAGCCGACGGGGTACGGTGCATAGTAATCCCCTCCACACCCAAGATTTACTTGGATGCACTAAGAATGGGATTTATAGAAACATTCTTGGAGGCAGGCTGTATCGTTTCTCCGCCTACCTGTGGTCCCTGTTTGGGAGGGCACATGGGTGTTTTAGCAAAAGGCGAAAGGGCACTATCCACGACGAATCGAAATTTTATAGGCAGAATGGGCCATCCTGAGAGTGAGGTTTATCTTAGCGGCCCCGCTGTTGCTGCAGCTTCCGCTATTATGGGACGGATAGCTCACCCGGAGGAGGTTTTATGA